The region GCAAACTCTCTGAGAGCCGAAGGAAGAGGAAAGTTCCCGAGAGCCGCGCCTTTTACTAGTAAACACTGACATGGTAAGTTGCTGCCAAGCACATAAATACGTTTTTCTCAGAGTTCAtttacttcttttcttttagcaGGACTTCAAAGCGCTcgttttgttctttgttctcTTTGCTGCGGCCGCCTCAGGTGCCACAGTTTGCAAATGCGCaggggaaaagaaaaaggtaaaaCTGCTTTCTATGAAGATTCAGTCTTTTTCGTTTTACAATTACCTCCATGTAAcgatttaaaattaaataaccaCTTAATTCATCTTACATAGTAAGACACCGCACTCAGTTATGTAAGATGGCTTGACATTAATTAAACATTGGCGTGAACAAAGTGGATTGCAACTGGCTCGCTGTAATTTATCATGCTAAGCTAAAGCATTGAGTTGCTTGCAAGAGTGCATTTACCCTCACAAAGCGGAAGAGCCGAGTGTTTTCTTTGCgttatgattggctcatttgatGGCTTAGTGATTATGGTGATTGGCTGAACTATTTAATAGGTTTCAACTCTAAAAAACTCGCGCGGAAACTGCTCCGCGCAGAATGATGCCCATAAATTTCTGGAATCGTGAAATTTGTCATAAACTTTTCGCAGGAGGCGCCTGTGGAGAAATACACCCTGAAAGTGGACGATGGAAAAACAGAAATCGAAGAAACAGTTGAAATTGACACCGAGAAAAAAACTGAGACTTTTGAAATTCCCAGCGATGGAGACACCAGCCCCAGTGCCCCAGGAGACGTCAAAATTGTTTACGATTTCAAGCAGGTAAGGATCTGGGAAAAAGAGGTTGACTTGATGCGTCTTTAGGCTTTCCTTAATCTTTTTCACATTTCTCTTTGATCAAACGCTTCCCCTGCGCTTCTTCCTCTAATTTATTGCAATATTTGTATTACTACTCGCTTATGAATTATGCCTGGGCCCACCGTTGATCCAATGAAAAAGCGGTGTTCACGAGGTGTTACGATTCCTGCAAACTTGGAGAAAGTTTGAAGATTTCGTATTTTGTTCGAGtagaaaagaaagtaaatGAAGCGATCATTGGAATTCATAATTCTGATATTAGTCttttctgcgcaaaaaaaaaaaacaactccaTCTCAACCAGCTTgttatagagtgtgttcgctcatgtgacgagacgccatatttgcataatgaaacaaaaggaggaatttgcataaaaatagagttcaatccccaaaagaatatttcactcctccaacatggccgccgtttctttgtttactcctccaacatggccgccgtgacgtcatgtgaacacagtCTATACCCATCAGTCAATTAGGTGACTTTCCAGATAGTGAGGAATATTTCACCCTCGACTTTCCAATAACTGATTTTGCTGTCGAATTGCTCTGATCATGCTTGATAAATTGATTTCAATGAATTCGTCGGGGTAAATAACTCAGCAATATCATGATTAGCACTTATGTAAACTATTTTGACACCATTTTAAACTATTACACTCATACAAATGAAGCTGAGGTTGTTGTTTCGTTGTACTGACACAGAACATGGCCATGTATCGCCTGTCCAACCAGAAAGcttgttttctgaaaaaatCTACGAGCGAGTTGCCGAAACCAAGCGACCTAAAAGACTTGCTTGATAAGGTAAGGAAATTTGTGCATCGATTTGGAGCAGGTATATCGTAGCCTAATTGCTGAATACCCTGCCAGTGATTTGCATGTCATTGAATAAGAGTAGTGCctattgtattttgactcgttcTTACACGAAcgccgctaaattcaaacaatcgTGGCggggtattcagcagttactcccttttcttcaagtttgttttgtcaCACCACCAAAATGCGATTTCTCACACTCTGTACGGTGCCATGCGTTTGTTTAGTACTCATGATGAAATGATTAATGTCACGATGATGTGTCACACATGCATGTCACGGTGATGTGTCACACATGCATGTCGCGATGATGTGTCACACATGCATGTCACGGTGATGTGTCATGCCTTACCTAGAATAACGTACAGAAGAGAGAGATACACCCAATAGACGTTTTTCGCTTGTACGTTTTGGTTTCCCAACACAAATCATGTGATGATACTCAGGAGGAttggttctttgttttgctgatTAAAAAGAGCGCATGCAAGCATGAATATCCTTGCATGCACTCCTcttgatctgtattgggaaaacaaaatgtgcaagcgaaaaaggtctattgattTCACACCAGCAACGTACATTAAATCACACCTAAgtgaatcaaaacaaaaatatcacaaCGAAGGCAAAACTGCATGCATTAAGtcacaaaatatatttttttattttgtttctt is a window of Acropora palmata chromosome 4, jaAcrPala1.3, whole genome shotgun sequence DNA encoding:
- the LOC141879142 gene encoding uncharacterized protein LOC141879142 isoform X2, coding for MDFKALVLFFVLFAAAASGATVCKCAGEKKKEAPVEKYTLKVDDGKTEIEETVEIDTEKKTETFEIPSDGDTSPSAPGDVKIVYDFKQNMAMYRLSNQKACFLKKSTSELPKPSDLKDLLDKKTTHSPTQATFRYTIVGNLTDRSILSDEMANMCAKYPIHLIRKQSPLSAELEKKKQIKRTKRSPCSTVYVKQCYAPNSCYWHIILYCLWGDNVMSHMHFVFQTKSPVT
- the LOC141879142 gene encoding uncharacterized protein LOC141879142 isoform X1, whose translation is MQDFKALVLFFVLFAAAASGATVCKCAGEKKKEAPVEKYTLKVDDGKTEIEETVEIDTEKKTETFEIPSDGDTSPSAPGDVKIVYDFKQNMAMYRLSNQKACFLKKSTSELPKPSDLKDLLDKKTTHSPTQATFRYTIVGNLTDRSILSDEMANMCAKYPIHLIRKQSPLSAELEKKKQIKRTKRSPCSTVYVKQCYAPNSCYWHIILYCLWGDNVMSHMHFVFQTKSPVT